Part of the Triticum urartu cultivar G1812 chromosome 2, Tu2.1, whole genome shotgun sequence genome, ACGTACTGCAGCAGCAGGAGCATTAAAATATCCTAAAGATGTCCCCGACTCTTTCTTCTACCTGGCTTCAGATCTGAAAGTCAAGTACACAGGCGGACCAGCAGATCACTAGCTGCATCCGCTGCAGCCCACGTGGGCACGTGCTCCTCGCCCTCCGCCGCACTCGCCGTGCCTCCACGATGAAAGAAGATGCTCTGTGGCTGGGGGAGGAGGCCAGACTACATGCTCACCGCGTCCACCATCCCCGGCTGCCGGCTTGGCACAACCTCGCCAGAGCTGCACTCGAGCGAGCCCTGCAGTCCAACGTCGCTAGAGAGAAAGAGAGTAGAGTGATAAGCGCGTGGGTTGGAACGGATAAGGATTGAAGTGCTGCCAGGGAGTGTCAGGAACGCGTGGAGGGTTCTTGTTTTTCTTCCTGCCGAACGTCACGCGGTTTCCATCTCTCATCTTCCATTGCTGTAAGATGTAACTAAATTTTAAGCTGATGTTGTCAGTCAAATAGCCATGAGTAGTTGTTTCTATGCTTTTGATGCAACGGAAGATGCTACCTGTACAAAATTACAGTTTCCTTCCTTGGTTATCTGAACCAAAGTTAGAAGTATCATGTAGATTGAGCAGTGAGCACAAGATATGTTTGAGCCAGTCACAGGCCATAAACCTCATAATTCCTCTGTTTTCTCTGCAAGTGAGGGAACCTGGCTTCAGTTTGTGAACTGTGAACATCTTGCTTCAGTTTTTCCTTCCCCCCCTTGTTTGTTTCATCTTGAAAAAACACTCGTCATGCACCAAGCTTCTCAGTCAGCTGAGGGTAAACAAAAAAACTAACATTCTTTAAAAGAACTAATGCCATTGTGACTGTTATTGTCAAGAACCAGACTCCCTTTTCAGTGATTACCCAGGGATAAGCACAAGGCTCGAGACAAATGGTCAAACATGAAACTGTGTTATGGAAATTTATTATGATTTAGTTAGATGAAAATACTGATCGACACTGAATTTCCAGTTTACGAAAGCTTCTCTTTGGTTTTCTAAAATTCAGTTTGGTGCTACCGTAAACCCTAAATAACCATGGTTTCTTCTTGTGCTACGACAGGGCGGCCAGCATCATGACAGGGCCACAGAAGAAGAAATAACACTGCTATGCTAAGCCAACTTTTGTTTGTGTCATGAAACCAGACACAACTCCGTTCCCGGGACTGAACTTGGCCCTCTAAGGCGAGGGCCGAGTACATGTAATCATTTGTGTGCTGTAAATTAAGGCCTTGAAACGTTTGGTGCTTCATCTTGTTTGTCTATGCTTCATCTTTTTTGTCTATAATTCGTTAAAGTGTTTGCCTATCCTACATGCTGCAGCACTGTGTTTTTTGTGTTCACATTAAGTTGCCAGTTTCTTTGCTTGCCCAGCAACATCATTCGCTGCATATGCTGACTATACCTTCACGTGTTATACGCCAAAATGTTCTGAATGAATTTACAGCACCCGATGTAGATTACATATACTACGACTGGACCATCTTTTTGAAAAGAAGAAGCTTATAGAGTAACAAAATAATAACTTTGTCACAAGCGCCCGATGCCGTCATCTTCAGAATTCTACAGCAGCAAGCACAGCTTCAGAAGTATCAAAGATGATGACAGGATAGTTAATATACACATTAACTGAACCTGGGTTAACATGGCTGAGCAAAATTGCGGCCTTGTTCGATTCAATGGGGTCAAAAGGGAGGGAGGGggataaaataaataagaaacAAAATAATCCTATATCCTGTCAATCCATCATCTATGGCCTGCAGGAAACATATACAGGTATATTGTACCTACACCACTACATTTGTCAGGCTGCCTGTCTATGTAAGCTTCCGCCTTCTTCCCACAAGTCTCAGGAAAATCGGCGAAACAAAtaactctgctgctgctgccgccgccaccaGGTCGCCGCTTTATTTATTTTGCAACTTGCAATCCAGTTAACGGGCGACGGCCAACAACAATTTATTGCATTTTCATCAACAAATCTTCTGCTCAAGAAAACCTAGGGGGTTAATTTCTGATCCGCTAGCATTCCACGGCACAGGGTCCAGCACCCAGCAGTAACCATTTTGGCCTTGCCCATGAATACCTTCAGATCTCTGAAAATGGAATTACAGAAAATCATCAGAAACCCCACGAAAAGAGATAATATATTGAGTGATGCAACTATGCATTTGGAGACAGCAGCTGTATAATGTGGATGAAGCGTGAATTTACCTGCATCTGGGAACTGAGCAGTCCCCGTGATCACACTGTTTTGAGTGAGTGAGCAGAAGTCTCCACATGAAGACACAATTCCTGCAACCTCCTTGGTTCCGGATAGCACATCGTACACCATGGTAGAACAACTTCTTCATTGTAACACACAGTTTGAAACTGCAATTATGCGGATCGTGGAAGCATTTTGATGCATGCACCAAGCTCTCAAGGTAGTCCTGCTTTGAAAACATGAAGTTCATTAGTATGGAACAGCGGGGAAAAAATATCATTCTAACAAAAGACAATTaaagaaatttattttagaactACACAAGAATCCAAAATAAGGAAAATCATCACATTCACAGAACCGTACCAAAAAAAGGATCATATTCCAAACAATACAAAAAAACTAATCACAGAAATCGTCCATAAATTAGGTAAGAGAACAAAACAAAAGAGAACTAGACTATCCAGTTAGAAATTTAACATCCCTTTGGGATTGCGGTGGATTGTGATAATCCCGTTTGTTTAACAAGAATTTGAATATTTGACTGTTTGTTGAAATAAACTTTTTCATAATTCTGTAACTATTTTTCCACAACACTGCAGAATAAGTCCAGCACAGAACAGTCCAACACAAAACTGAGACTTAAAACGGATACCTGCAGAGTGTAGTTTGGCAGTAGTTGCTGATTGTCCGCCTGTTTGAGTTTATGTATGTGCAAATTTTCGCCGTCTTGTTTATAGCATGAATCACAAAACTTGCAGCCTGCGCAAACCAGGCACCGCCACGCAAAGCGTTGATCCATTGCCCGGTGACAAGCAGAGCAAGCTGAATCATGTAGATTATAAAGAATCATCATTGTTGAGTGTTTTGCCCGTCGGAGTGTATCAAACTGGTATTGATTGTCTTGACAATGCTTCAAGAAATCTGTTCTGCTGTCAAAATACTTGCTTTCCATTGTTGGATCTCCATCATCAGTCTCTGGGAGAGGTTCTTCCTCTATCTGTAGAACAATTAGTTACTCTGGTAAGTACAAATTTCATCATAAATTTACCTAATAATAGCAACGTGAATATTTTGCTTGCTTTATTTGACTGATGAAATGAACTTAAAACTATAGCAGAGTTTATAATAGTACTCTTTGAAAGGCATGCTTTTGTTTTGTTGCAGCTGGATGCCTGTTCTTTTGTGGGGCACTTAGCTCCTCTGCATGGCATCTACAAGGAAGAACAGGCAAAAACATCATCAGTAATGGGTCCTATCTCAATGGAATGGGTAATTTATCAAGGAACAAAAACTGAGAAATTAAAAAACAGGGGTCATGTTAAGTCCATTTTGCAATTTGAATGACAGATGATCAATTCAAAAAGAAACTGGAGGGCCTGGGCGCTAGATGATAATACGTCTGTGCAGTTGGATTTTTCATAAGAAAAGGCATTCTCACTGCTGCTGCTTTACTAAGCTTTATGTGGTCATAACCTAGGACAGCAGATTACGTAAGTATAAGATAAAATAATAGTGATCGGATGAAATACTTACTGGTCACAAAGATGGAAGTTTTTGCAGCAAGTACACATCCAACTTTTACCAGATAAAATAGGTTGGTGGCAATGCTTGCAAAACTGCTGCAGACAAAGCATAATAAAGTCTTCTTTCATTGTTCTCATCTTTTCTCCAAGCTACCAACAATGAAAAATATGGTGTCAGTGCTGACGTTATAGTGAAAGGGGGATTAAACAAGATTAAAGTAAACTAACTTTGTGCACTAACAAGATATCCTCAGGGTTCCCTTTCCTGTCATCACGTTTGGCAACCCGTAGGGCCCTTCCTGCTTGTATGTCGTTCTTCTGCGAGGTGTCGTCGTCTTTCTTCTCGAGGAGTTTCTCTGCTTCCCCAGGCCAGAAATCATTCTCACAATATGGCAAGCATGCTGCAGAAATAACGGCCTTGCATTCACTGGTAGGCTGAAGAAAAAAATCGTACAGCGTGTTACGCTCCACAACTACACCCTCCCTAACAGCCTTCTTGATCAAGTTCTGGTACCTAAGAAGATTCATGAGAAAGCCCAATTTAGTACCATAAACAAATAATAAGGATTAAATCGTAATTATCATGTTATAAATACTGACCAGCTCCGAAGTTTGTCAGACCTCGGCATTTTTTGTGCCGTGGGATGACAATACAAAACATAATCATCACGCTTTGTAGATGGACAAGCCCATATGGAGCAGCTTACAAACCCTTGTTTCTTGCAGTAATCCAAATAGCCAATCTAAAGGAAAAACATATCGGAAGAATTTGAGCTCAACATGAAATCAAGAAAGTTAATATTAGATGAGTATTCGCATTTCTCGTACCAAAATTTCATGGTACACAAAGGTACGGAGAGCTTCGCCACTTGCAGATTTGATTTCAGGCCTGAAGTACTTGACCGAATCGATATATGCAAGATAAACGTGCCTTTGATTTGGTGAGGGGCTAGCAGAACCGTACTCTTGTACATACATGGCAAACAGACAAACATCCACGCCTTCATTCTTTTGAAACAAGAGAATGGCCTGTACAGAACAAAAGGCACCAAAAGTTAGCCCTCATTATGTACTAAATAGCTGAAATTATTGTTAACTTGGATAAGGACGAAAGAATTTGTCAAATAAGGTATCACCCAATCACCTTCGATTTGTACGGAAATTCACCAGGGTAGTTTCCTTGTTTAAAAAAATCCCGAAAACGTGGTAGGACTTGAAGTACTCTTGCAGCAGAAGAAACCACTCTAACAGTAAGACCTTCAACTTCAGGTACCTAAAATATTGGAGTGCAAAAAGAAAGTTGCAATAAGTTTACTCCATAGTTAACATCAGACTGCAAAACAATTCCTAGAGACAGGCAAATAATATTAAGATCAACACAGACAGACTGAGGAAACATCAGCAATCAGAACTCATTTCATTATAATATGACATGAATCAAATTATCTCTATTCGAATCCAATAAACTCAACCACACAACTTGACATAGTTTAGAAAAGAAGATCCCGAAATGCAACAAATATTACCCAATTATATATACAGATAATTACTAAGTCGACAGAGGAAGATTGCAAATTTACAATGAAAGAGCTAATGTGTAAGTTCGAACGACATGGATCAAGAAGAGCAAGTAGCTCCTGGAAAATAATAATAAAGTATTAAAACAGGAATGTGATAGGTCTATGGTTAGTTGTATGGTCAAGAATTGCTGATAATATGGGAGTTATTTGTATGTAGTAGAAGCCCACAGGATAATCACAAATATAGCACAAATACCTCTTCAACACTTTTTCCTGAAGCCCTTGCCCTCTGCAGCCGCTCATGCTCAAGCCGCACTGAAAGTCTCTGCTCGATATGATCGCTCAGTTTAGTTCTTGGTAACTCTAATGCTCCTAGAACAGCAGATGACTCCAGCAAATTTTTATCTCCGCTATCCTTCTCCTTCAATAAACATTTCGCACATGTATACTCCACCCCCTCCTCCATAACCTTAGGGTTAAAAAGGGCACATATTTGATGCTGCCACGCTTTGCACTTATCACACGCAACCCACTGAAATGGCACAAGTTGAACAAAAGATGAGGAATTTGTATATGATT contains:
- the LOC125535214 gene encoding probable histone acetyltransferase HAC-like 3 isoform X1, producing the protein MMTQTLQGIQQQYAPSGFTVQKPRTQTAAQVLQLDNMDSDTSPVRLVIKHRIANYLQRREEFYNLDTRYLVAVSKSIDEQLYKDAESKIQYMDFETLEVRVNALLSCGSFGSSIYAWASSAALPTSYPGQLGVEATDSSIQHVFYPQAGFAPTNHHEVAPTNHHEVATDFAHSSADNIKRSPESLANTTAAPCMSSLPKYSSCLAGDFSGGAPTGHTEDHFPGDAHQVGSPQPSTSGSSSSVSGMCDRTTNFTNNNRYSTGQVSSSLQYRECKEMLYTWSHPIEQSDQSNITAGGHDLYSGNCVTVREVVGRAEQTSNSTVSKPNSPASDESSGKHHPAKRLKVNYPIPVHADEIEFPKEQQPAANGPHASSETVKSETTVLSMKSPSGCSLQDSNASNTMENFRLQETAVQAEEGLCYENGDIEMKDSKLSPVDQTPLVASLTTRKKRGGSILYPLTAEELRDHMRSLGQHIFPNKAITEEDQSGLPDQNTCNLCGMERLLFEPPPRFCALCFKVINSTGSYYVPVENGSDKTSICAKCHHHVSNAKAKYERRSNYAETDAESEWWVACDKCKAWQHQICALFNPKVMEEGVEYTCAKCLLKEKDSGDKNLLESSAVLGALELPRTKLSDHIEQRLSVRLEHERLQRARASGKSVEEVPEVEGLTVRVVSSAARVLQVLPRFRDFFKQGNYPGEFPYKSKAILLFQKNEGVDVCLFAMYVQEYGSASPSPNQRHVYLAYIDSVKYFRPEIKSASGEALRTFVYHEILIGYLDYCKKQGFVSCSIWACPSTKRDDYVLYCHPTAQKMPRSDKLRSWYQNLIKKAVREGVVVERNTLYDFFLQPTSECKAVISAACLPYCENDFWPGEAEKLLEKKDDDTSQKNDIQAGRALRVAKRDDRKGNPEDILLVHKLGEKMRTMKEDFIMLCLQQFCKHCHQPILSGKSWMCTCCKNFHLCDQCHAEELSAPQKNRHPAATKQKHAFQRIEEEPLPETDDGDPTMESKYFDSRTDFLKHCQDNQYQFDTLRRAKHSTMMILYNLHDSACSACHRAMDQRFAWRCLVCAGCKFCDSCYKQDGENLHIHKLKQADNQQLLPNYTLQDYLESLVHASKCFHDPHNCSFKLCVTMKKLFYHGVRCAIRNQGGCRNCVFMWRLLLTHSKQCDHGDCSVPRCRDLKVFMGKAKMVTAGCWTLCRGMLADQKLTP
- the LOC125535214 gene encoding probable histone acetyltransferase HAC-like 3 isoform X3, which translates into the protein MMTQTLQGIQQQYAPSGFTVQKPRTQTAAQVLQLDNMDSDTSPVRLVIKHRIANYLQRREEFYNLDTRYLVAVSKSIDEQLYKDAESKIQYMDFETLEVRVNALLSCGSFGSSIYAWASSAALPTSYPGQLGVEATDSSIQHVFYPQGVAPTNHHEVATDFAHSSADNIKRSPESLANTTAAPCMSSLPKYSSCLAGDFSGGAPTGHTEDHFPGDAHQVGSPQPSTSGSSSSVSGMCDRTTNFTNNNRYSTGQVSSSLQYRECKEMLYTWSHPIEQSDQSNITAGGHDLYSGNCVTVREVVGRAEQTSNSTVSKPNSPASDESSGKHHPAKRLKVNYPIPVHADEIEFPKEQQPAANGPHASSETVKSETTVLSMKSPSGCSLQDSNASNTMENFRLQETAVQAEEGLCYENGDIEMKDSKLSPVDQTPLVASLTTRKKRGGSILYPLTAEELRDHMRSLGQHIFPNKAITEEDQSGLPDQNTCNLCGMERLLFEPPPRFCALCFKVINSTGSYYVPVENGSDKTSICAKCHHHVSNAKAKYERRSNYAETDAESEWWVACDKCKAWQHQICALFNPKVMEEGVEYTCAKCLLKEKDSGDKNLLESSAVLGALELPRTKLSDHIEQRLSVRLEHERLQRARASGKSVEEVPEVEGLTVRVVSSAARVLQVLPRFRDFFKQGNYPGEFPYKSKAILLFQKNEGVDVCLFAMYVQEYGSASPSPNQRHVYLAYIDSVKYFRPEIKSASGEALRTFVYHEILIGYLDYCKKQGFVSCSIWACPSTKRDDYVLYCHPTAQKMPRSDKLRSWYQNLIKKAVREGVVVERNTLYDFFLQPTSECKAVISAACLPYCENDFWPGEAEKLLEKKDDDTSQKNDIQAGRALRVAKRDDRKGNPEDILLVHKLGEKMRTMKEDFIMLCLQQFCKHCHQPILSGKSWMCTCCKNFHLCDQCHAEELSAPQKNRHPAATKQKHAFQRIEEEPLPETDDGDPTMESKYFDSRTDFLKHCQDNQYQFDTLRRAKHSTMMILYNLHDSACSACHRAMDQRFAWRCLVCAGCKFCDSCYKQDGENLHIHKLKQADNQQLLPNYTLQDYLESLVHASKCFHDPHNCSFKLCVTMKKLFYHGVRCAIRNQGGCRNCVFMWRLLLTHSKQCDHGDCSVPRCRDLKVFMGKAKMVTAGCWTLCRGMLADQKLTP
- the LOC125535214 gene encoding probable histone acetyltransferase HAC-like 3 isoform X2; its protein translation is MMTQTLQGIQQQYAPSGFTVQKPRTQTAAQVLQLDNMDSDTSPVRLVIKHRIANYLQRREEFYNLDTRYLVAVSKSIDEQLYKDAESKIQYMDFETLEVRVNALLSCGSFGSSIYAWASSAALPTSYPGQLGVEATDSSIQHVFYPQGFAPTNHHEVAPTNHHEVATDFAHSSADNIKRSPESLANTTAAPCMSSLPKYSSCLAGDFSGGAPTGHTEDHFPGDAHQVGSPQPSTSGSSSSVSGMCDRTTNFTNNNRYSTGQVSSSLQYRECKEMLYTWSHPIEQSDQSNITAGGHDLYSGNCVTVREVVGRAEQTSNSTVSKPNSPASDESSGKHHPAKRLKVNYPIPVHADEIEFPKEQQPAANGPHASSETVKSETTVLSMKSPSGCSLQDSNASNTMENFRLQETAVQAEEGLCYENGDIEMKDSKLSPVDQTPLVASLTTRKKRGGSILYPLTAEELRDHMRSLGQHIFPNKAITEEDQSGLPDQNTCNLCGMERLLFEPPPRFCALCFKVINSTGSYYVPVENGSDKTSICAKCHHHVSNAKAKYERRSNYAETDAESEWWVACDKCKAWQHQICALFNPKVMEEGVEYTCAKCLLKEKDSGDKNLLESSAVLGALELPRTKLSDHIEQRLSVRLEHERLQRARASGKSVEEVPEVEGLTVRVVSSAARVLQVLPRFRDFFKQGNYPGEFPYKSKAILLFQKNEGVDVCLFAMYVQEYGSASPSPNQRHVYLAYIDSVKYFRPEIKSASGEALRTFVYHEILIGYLDYCKKQGFVSCSIWACPSTKRDDYVLYCHPTAQKMPRSDKLRSWYQNLIKKAVREGVVVERNTLYDFFLQPTSECKAVISAACLPYCENDFWPGEAEKLLEKKDDDTSQKNDIQAGRALRVAKRDDRKGNPEDILLVHKLGEKMRTMKEDFIMLCLQQFCKHCHQPILSGKSWMCTCCKNFHLCDQCHAEELSAPQKNRHPAATKQKHAFQRIEEEPLPETDDGDPTMESKYFDSRTDFLKHCQDNQYQFDTLRRAKHSTMMILYNLHDSACSACHRAMDQRFAWRCLVCAGCKFCDSCYKQDGENLHIHKLKQADNQQLLPNYTLQDYLESLVHASKCFHDPHNCSFKLCVTMKKLFYHGVRCAIRNQGGCRNCVFMWRLLLTHSKQCDHGDCSVPRCRDLKVFMGKAKMVTAGCWTLCRGMLADQKLTP